A single genomic interval of Armigeres subalbatus isolate Guangzhou_Male chromosome 1, GZ_Asu_2, whole genome shotgun sequence harbors:
- the LOC134213420 gene encoding uncharacterized protein LOC134213420 — MKLRVQAARCDFDVEGSLVSDSMIIDQIAEKCLSSALRKKVLEKDRPLEEVVAIGKTMEDVEQQCKEMSQQEKATFGAVNKGGATTRAYGSVTWIEASIVNGSIVQHLKSSVRYNLAQPKRIRMSGSEMYRMPLGAFDDKVDSQDLRREWEEWQLCLQVRNIDSQHEKFVTMLSVGGRGLQRIFFNLRPVPEEVTPELVRIPLMPLEIPEYDNAVRRLEKFFVGKRNERVELEVFRSIKQTTEEPFNNFILRLRSQAARCEFADREETEILQQITMGAKDEKVRDKGLENSMNLDEVINYAINREILVKQREKLKPFRNEPDLNSVHPRQLRNNNRSPKRNSKVYPRFVKRRDVRRAESEGSYPRMQCERCGSFRHNKDSRECYARGATCNRCGQRGHYARKCTGNSAEQRAGRFPRRVVERHTEEANSLEPSEVTWKEELPHRPTSDDVAKVE, encoded by the exons ATGAAACTACGGGTTCAAGCGGCACGCTGTGACTTCGACGTCGAGGGTAGCTTGGTTTCGGATAGTATGATCATTGATCAAATCGCCGAGAAATGCCTGTCATCAGCACTTCGAAAGAAAGTTTTGGAGAAGGACCGTCCTCTGGAAGAAGTTGTGGCAATTGGGAAAACAATGGAGGATGTTGAACAGCAATGCAAAGAGATGAGTCAACAGGAAAAGGCTACGTTTGGTGCCGTGAACAAAG GTGGTGCAACTACCCGAGCATACGGGTCGGTCACTTGGATCGAAGCAAGCATCGTGAACGGCAGCATTGTGCAGCACCTGAAATCATCAGTACGCTACAATTTGGCGCAGCCGAAAAGGATCAGG ATGAGTGGAAGTGAGATGTACCGAATGCCGTTAGGTGCGTTCGACGATAAAGTTGATTCCCAAGATTTGCGTCGTGAATGGGAGGAGTGGCAGCTTTGTCTCCAGGTACGTAACATCGACTCCCAACACGAAAAGTTCGTTACAATGCTGTCAGTTGGAGGAAGGGGACTACAGCGTATTTTCTTCAACTTGCGACCAGTCCCGGAGGAAGTTACACCAGAGCTAGTAAGGATCCCTCTAATGCCTTTGGAGATACCGGAATATGACAACGCCGTTAGACGCTTGGAAAAATTCTTTGTCGGCAAGCGGAATGAGAGAGTGGAACTTGAAGTTTTCCGGTCGATCAAGCAAACAACTGAGGAACCATTCAACAACTTCATACTCCGACTCCGCTCTCAAGCCGCAAGATGTGAGTTTGCCGACCGCGAGGAGACCGAGATCCTTCAACAAATCACGATGGGAGCTAAAGATGAGAAAGTCAGGGACAAGGGGTTGGAAAACTCTATGAACTTGGACGAGGTTATAAACTACGCGATAAACCGTGAAATTTTAGTGAAACAAAGAGAGAAACTCAAACCATTCCGAAATGAGCCGGATCTGAACAGCGTACATCCGAGACAACTCCGGAACAACAATAGAAGCCCGAAACGGAACTCGAAGGTGTATCCACGATTTGTGAAACGGCGTGATGTGAGACGTGCAGAATCAGAAGGCAGTTATCCGAGAATGCAGTGCGAGCGCTGTGGATCGTTCCGACATAATAAAGATTCTCGTGAGTGCTACGCCCGAGGAGCAACATGCAATCGCTGTGGGCAAAGAGGACATTATGCCAGAAAATGTACGGGAAATAGCGCGGAGCAGAGAGCAGGACGTTTTCCCAGACGTGTAGTTGAGCGCCATACGGAAGAAGCAAACTCGTTGGAACCCTCGGAAGTGACATGGAAGGAAGAATTGCCTCATCGCCCGACTTCTGATGATGTGGCTAAGgtagaatag